From Algoriphagus sp. NG3, the proteins below share one genomic window:
- a CDS encoding aldo/keto reductase — MELGQTGISVPAMIIGTSSLGNLYEATPYGQKLELIMATVESYPQGVVYDSAGKYGAGLALEALGQALYDLQVPKDKILISNKLGWKRAPLLEAGPTFERDVWKELTHDAVQDISYQGILNCFEEGNDLLKGYDAQLVSIHDPDEYLDQAATSKDYDKRFADILEGYAALDELKKAGKVKAIGVGSKNWKIIRKIYQHYPLDWVMIANSMTIYDHPEELFSFMGLLEKEGVGIVNSAVFHSGFLVGGEYFDYQKMNKDDPETRKRFKWRERFFGLCESHAINPAHACIQFALQLPGVNSLALNSTSTRRIQANAVYCENTIQDSFWNACKEQGLIRDYLSEFKLNKTE, encoded by the coding sequence ATGGAATTAGGACAAACCGGCATTTCAGTACCAGCTATGATTATAGGGACAAGCTCTCTTGGAAATCTCTACGAAGCTACTCCCTATGGCCAAAAGCTGGAGTTAATAATGGCGACAGTGGAAAGCTACCCCCAGGGAGTGGTATACGATTCAGCTGGGAAATATGGTGCTGGTTTAGCATTGGAGGCATTAGGACAGGCTTTATACGATTTGCAGGTGCCAAAAGACAAGATCCTGATCAGTAATAAACTGGGTTGGAAACGTGCTCCTTTACTGGAAGCTGGGCCTACTTTTGAAAGAGATGTTTGGAAAGAGCTTACACATGACGCCGTTCAGGATATAAGTTATCAGGGGATTTTGAATTGCTTTGAGGAGGGAAATGATTTACTCAAAGGCTATGATGCGCAGCTAGTATCCATTCATGATCCTGATGAGTACCTCGATCAGGCTGCAACGTCTAAAGATTATGATAAGAGGTTCGCGGATATACTGGAGGGCTATGCAGCTTTGGATGAACTGAAAAAAGCGGGTAAAGTAAAAGCCATCGGTGTAGGGTCCAAAAACTGGAAAATTATCCGGAAAATCTATCAACATTATCCACTGGACTGGGTGATGATAGCCAATAGTATGACGATTTACGATCATCCAGAGGAGCTTTTTTCCTTTATGGGACTATTGGAAAAAGAAGGGGTAGGTATAGTGAATTCGGCAGTTTTTCACTCAGGATTCTTGGTAGGAGGAGAATACTTTGACTACCAAAAGATGAATAAGGATGATCCGGAAACTCGAAAAAGATTCAAATGGAGAGAGCGATTCTTTGGCCTTTGCGAATCCCATGCAATAAATCCTGCACATGCTTGTATCCAGTTTGCGCTTCAGTTACCTGGAGTTAATTCTTTGGCTCTCAACTCTACCTCAACCCGAAGAATCCAGGCTAATGCAGTGTATTGTGAAAACACCATTCAGGATTCATTTTGGAATGCCTGTAAGGAACAGGGCTTGATCCGGGACTATTTATCAGAATTTAAATTGAATAAAACAGAATGA
- a CDS encoding zinc-binding alcohol dehydrogenase family protein: MKILSCTSPGEFDYLEEDNPMLTEGRAIVKIKKVGVCGTDLHAFEGTQPFFSYPRILGHELAGEVVEIGESKDISKGDWITVIPYFSCGICVACRNGKPNCCQKISVFGVHEDGGMREYVSLPVSSLVKRKGLSLEQLAVAEPFAIGAHGVRRAGVKPGQFVLVIGAGPIGLGVMEFARIAGAQVIAMDINEKRLEFCRDVWNIPHVVKAGKSAYDMIQEITNGDFCDAVIDATGSLAAINQGFQYIAHGGAYVLVGLQKGEIAFSHPEFHKREATLMSSRNATREDFDQVLDAMASGQLSVENYITHKVKFDQVKDDFQSWLNPETGVIKALVEV, translated from the coding sequence ATGAAGATTTTAAGCTGCACCTCACCTGGGGAATTTGACTATCTGGAAGAGGATAATCCTATGCTTACCGAGGGACGGGCTATTGTCAAAATCAAAAAAGTAGGTGTCTGCGGTACTGATCTGCATGCATTTGAAGGAACCCAACCCTTTTTCTCCTACCCAAGAATCTTGGGGCACGAGCTCGCCGGAGAAGTGGTGGAAATAGGAGAAAGTAAAGATATTTCCAAAGGTGACTGGATTACCGTGATTCCCTATTTCAGTTGTGGAATTTGTGTGGCGTGTAGAAACGGAAAACCCAATTGCTGTCAGAAAATCAGTGTGTTTGGGGTTCACGAGGACGGAGGTATGCGGGAGTATGTCTCTTTGCCTGTTTCTTCTTTAGTAAAACGGAAAGGACTCAGCCTGGAGCAACTTGCAGTGGCTGAGCCATTTGCCATAGGTGCCCATGGAGTGCGAAGGGCAGGGGTGAAGCCGGGTCAGTTCGTGCTGGTAATTGGTGCCGGGCCAATTGGCCTGGGAGTGATGGAGTTTGCGCGTATAGCTGGAGCACAGGTGATCGCAATGGATATCAACGAGAAGCGACTGGAGTTTTGTCGGGATGTCTGGAATATTCCACATGTGGTGAAAGCCGGAAAATCTGCTTATGACATGATTCAGGAAATCACCAATGGAGACTTTTGCGACGCAGTGATTGATGCGACTGGAAGTTTGGCTGCGATCAACCAAGGATTCCAATACATTGCTCATGGTGGGGCTTATGTGCTTGTAGGCCTTCAAAAAGGAGAAATTGCTTTCTCCCATCCCGAATTTCATAAGAGGGAAGCGACCTTGATGAGTAGCAGAAATGCCACCAGAGAAGACTTTGATCAAGTGTTGGATGCTATGGCTTCCGGACAATTGTCAGTGGAAAATTACATCACTCATAAAGTGAAATTTGATCAGGTGAAAGATGATTTTCAGTCCTGGCTCAATCCAGAGACCGGGGTGATTAAAGCTTTGGTGGAAGTGTGA
- a CDS encoding glycoside hydrolase family 95 protein, with translation MKNSNKPKMSDYHYYLKSLLVVLFVAFSFQVNAQENSPLTLWYKQPAADVWTDALPIGNGKLGAMIYGNVENELIQLNEHTVWSGGPNRNDNPDALAALPEIRRLVFDGKQKEAEELAAKTIQSKKSHGQKFQPVGDLNIAFDGHDEFSDYRRELDIERAISKVSYTVDGVTYTREAISSFADNVIAIHLRASKPGMISFTASMATPQPNATIGLNSEKELTISGTTTDHEGVRGQVEFKSITKVKNQGGTLTATGTSIKVEDADEVAVYIAMATNFNNYLDLSGDENARAAAFMAEAATKSFDELLKRNVLDYQNYFNRVSLDLGDTESSKLPTDERLKSFRTGDDPQLVTLYYQYGRYLLISSSQPGGQPANLQGIWNKEMSPPWDSKYTININAQMNYWPAEKANLAELHEPFLKMVTEMSEAGEETARVMYGARGWMAHHNTDIWRITGPVDAIFWGIWSGGGAWTSQHLWDHFQYSGDMEYLKSIYPILKGAAMFYVDFLVEHPDKPWLVVNPGTSPENAPAAHDGSSLDAGTTMDNQLVFDAFSAVIQASEMLGNDQSFADSLRVLRDQLPPMQIGKHGQLQEWLDDIDDPNDHHRHISHLYGLFPSNQISPLRTPELYSASKNTLIQRGDVSTGWSMGWKVNWWARMLDGNHAYKLIQNQLSPVGTNQGGGGSYNNLFDAHPPFQIDGNFGCTSGITEMLVQSANGEIHLLPALPDVWQHGSIAGIRAKGGFEVVELKWKDGKVEKVVIKSTIGGNLRLRVPNTLGLENGNGLKNANGANSNPFYQVPVTAAPIVSSAAEIIPVDLSDMELYDVQTTAGEVITLVAGK, from the coding sequence ATGAAAAATAGTAACAAACCCAAAATGTCTGATTATCACTATTATTTAAAAAGCTTACTTGTTGTACTTTTCGTCGCTTTTTCCTTCCAGGTAAATGCTCAGGAAAACTCACCCTTGACACTTTGGTATAAGCAGCCAGCTGCCGATGTATGGACGGATGCCTTGCCGATCGGCAATGGTAAACTGGGAGCCATGATCTACGGGAATGTGGAAAATGAACTGATCCAGCTCAACGAGCATACGGTTTGGTCTGGTGGACCCAATAGAAATGATAATCCGGATGCCTTGGCAGCCTTGCCCGAAATCCGACGATTGGTTTTCGATGGAAAGCAAAAAGAAGCGGAGGAACTGGCTGCCAAAACCATCCAAAGCAAGAAGTCTCATGGGCAGAAGTTTCAGCCTGTGGGCGATTTGAATATTGCCTTTGACGGACACGATGAGTTTTCTGATTATCGCAGGGAACTGGATATTGAGCGGGCAATTTCCAAAGTCAGCTATACCGTAGATGGCGTGACATATACCCGTGAAGCCATTTCTTCATTTGCTGATAATGTGATTGCGATTCACTTAAGAGCTAGCAAACCTGGGATGATTTCATTCACGGCATCTATGGCTACTCCTCAACCGAATGCTACGATTGGCCTCAATTCAGAAAAGGAATTGACAATCTCCGGCACCACCACAGATCATGAAGGGGTAAGGGGGCAAGTAGAATTCAAAAGCATCACTAAAGTCAAAAACCAAGGAGGAACGCTTACTGCTACAGGTACCTCAATCAAGGTAGAAGATGCCGACGAAGTGGCGGTTTATATTGCAATGGCTACCAATTTCAACAACTACCTAGATCTATCTGGAGATGAAAATGCCAGAGCAGCCGCATTTATGGCAGAAGCTGCTACAAAATCTTTTGATGAGCTGCTGAAGAGAAATGTGTTGGATTATCAAAACTATTTCAATCGTGTAAGTCTGGATTTGGGTGACACGGAATCATCAAAACTCCCGACAGATGAGCGTCTAAAGAGCTTTAGGACAGGAGATGATCCTCAGCTGGTAACCCTTTATTATCAGTATGGACGGTATTTGTTGATTTCTTCTTCCCAGCCTGGAGGACAGCCGGCAAACTTGCAAGGAATATGGAACAAAGAGATGTCACCACCTTGGGACAGCAAGTACACGATCAATATCAATGCGCAGATGAATTACTGGCCGGCGGAGAAAGCCAATCTGGCCGAGCTTCATGAGCCTTTCCTGAAAATGGTGACTGAGATGTCCGAGGCTGGGGAAGAAACGGCCCGCGTCATGTATGGTGCGAGAGGTTGGATGGCTCATCATAACACGGATATTTGGAGGATTACGGGGCCGGTAGATGCAATTTTCTGGGGTATCTGGAGCGGGGGTGGAGCCTGGACCAGCCAGCATCTTTGGGATCATTTCCAATACAGCGGTGACATGGAATACCTCAAGTCTATCTATCCGATTCTAAAAGGCGCAGCAATGTTCTATGTGGATTTTCTGGTGGAGCATCCAGACAAACCATGGCTCGTAGTCAATCCCGGAACATCACCTGAAAATGCACCAGCTGCACATGATGGTTCCTCTTTGGATGCGGGTACTACCATGGACAATCAATTGGTTTTTGATGCCTTCAGTGCGGTGATTCAGGCTTCGGAGATGCTCGGAAATGATCAGTCTTTTGCGGATTCGCTAAGAGTCCTAAGAGATCAATTGCCTCCAATGCAGATCGGGAAACATGGACAGCTGCAGGAATGGTTGGATGATATTGACGACCCCAATGACCATCACCGTCATATTTCACATTTGTATGGACTTTTCCCTTCCAATCAGATTTCTCCTTTGCGCACGCCAGAATTGTATTCTGCTTCCAAAAATACCTTGATCCAGCGTGGAGATGTATCCACAGGCTGGAGCATGGGTTGGAAAGTCAACTGGTGGGCAAGAATGCTGGATGGTAACCATGCCTATAAACTGATACAAAATCAGCTTTCCCCTGTGGGCACCAACCAAGGTGGCGGAGGTTCTTATAACAATCTTTTTGATGCGCATCCACCGTTCCAGATTGACGGCAACTTCGGCTGTACTTCTGGGATCACCGAGATGCTGGTTCAGAGTGCCAATGGAGAGATTCATCTATTACCAGCTTTACCAGACGTTTGGCAGCATGGAAGCATTGCTGGAATCCGTGCAAAAGGAGGTTTTGAAGTAGTGGAACTGAAGTGGAAAGACGGGAAGGTCGAAAAGGTGGTGATAAAATCGACAATCGGAGGAAATCTTCGATTAAGAGTCCCTAATACATTGGGTCTGGAAAATGGTAATGGACTGAAGAATGCCAATGGAGCTAATTCTAATCCTTTCTACCAGGTGCCAGTCACTGCTGCCCCAATCGTGTCGTCAGCTGCTGAGATTATACCTGTAGATCTAAGCGATATGGAGCTATATGATGTGCAAACTACTGCAGGAGAGGTAATCACATTGGTGGCAGGGAAATGA
- a CDS encoding ThuA domain-containing protein produces MEFKEDFYSSRLCLRWFYLLIAFGLCLCMSMNLSAQTQSTHKALIVDGFSNHDWKQTTAVIRWILESSGKFKVDVSTVPLDSIQKREWNPDFKSYAVVIQNSNNIHDLKLSWPEPAQKSLERYVQNGGGLYILHSANNAFPNWKEYDKMIGLGWRSADSGIALEVNDQKQLIKHARGEGKGTSHGDRFDALIQLLNPHPINEGYPASWKTVNTEVYSYPRGTSENLTILSYAYDSTDTKKMWPVEWVVKYGKGNVYNSSMGHLWRGETFPPAYRCAGFQTTVIRAAEWLASGKVTYPVPVDFPTSENYSLRPKGMLGITENE; encoded by the coding sequence ATGGAATTCAAGGAAGATTTTTATTCATCAAGACTTTGTTTAAGGTGGTTTTATTTGCTGATCGCTTTTGGCTTGTGTCTCTGTATGAGCATGAATCTTTCTGCCCAAACGCAGTCAACTCACAAGGCTTTAATCGTGGATGGATTCAGTAATCATGACTGGAAGCAAACTACTGCAGTGATCCGATGGATATTGGAAAGTAGCGGGAAGTTTAAAGTTGATGTGAGTACTGTGCCTCTTGACAGTATTCAGAAGCGGGAATGGAATCCGGATTTTAAATCTTATGCTGTAGTCATTCAAAACTCCAATAATATCCATGATCTAAAGCTAAGCTGGCCTGAACCTGCACAGAAGAGTTTGGAGCGTTACGTGCAGAATGGTGGAGGCTTGTATATTCTTCATTCTGCCAACAACGCCTTTCCTAACTGGAAGGAATACGATAAGATGATCGGCTTGGGATGGCGCTCAGCAGATTCAGGAATTGCTTTGGAAGTGAATGATCAAAAACAGCTGATCAAGCATGCCAGAGGAGAAGGAAAAGGAACAAGTCATGGTGATCGATTTGACGCACTTATACAGCTACTGAATCCTCATCCCATTAATGAGGGGTATCCTGCATCATGGAAAACGGTGAATACGGAAGTTTACAGTTACCCCCGGGGTACCTCTGAAAATCTTACGATATTGTCTTATGCGTATGACAGTACAGATACCAAGAAAATGTGGCCGGTGGAGTGGGTGGTAAAGTATGGGAAGGGAAATGTCTACAATTCCAGTATGGGACATCTTTGGAGAGGTGAAACCTTCCCGCCGGCTTATAGATGTGCTGGTTTTCAGACTACTGTGATCCGGGCTGCAGAATGGTTGGCCAGTGGAAAGGTAACTTATCCTGTGCCGGTTGACTTTCCTACAAGTGAAAATTATAGTCTGCGTCCAAAGGGAATGTTAGGCATAACTGAAAATGAATAG
- a CDS encoding sialate O-acetylesterase — protein sequence MLVGSFLIFFYTTGSFAQDSNFYIFLSFGQSNMEGHSKFEPQDTVVNDRFKVLQAVDCSDLNREMGNWYPAVPPLSRCNTGLTPGDSFGKTLAASLPDSIKIGIINVSVGGCKIELFEKNNYESYVETAPGWMKGMIAQYDGNPYGKLLELAKIAQKDGVIKGILLHQGESNTGDETWPGKVEGVYDNLLSDLGLGQDSVPLLAGELVSAEQGGKCASMNPIIAKLPSVIPNSFVISSADCEAVADGLHFSASGYRLLGSRYGEKMFEILRNE from the coding sequence ATGCTTGTAGGGAGTTTTTTGATTTTTTTCTACACTACAGGAAGCTTTGCCCAAGACTCTAATTTTTACATATTCCTCAGTTTTGGCCAGTCAAACATGGAAGGCCATTCAAAGTTTGAGCCTCAGGATACTGTGGTAAATGATCGCTTTAAAGTGCTTCAGGCGGTGGATTGCTCGGATCTAAACAGGGAAATGGGCAATTGGTATCCAGCTGTTCCGCCGCTCAGTCGCTGCAATACCGGCCTTACTCCCGGAGATTCTTTTGGGAAGACTTTGGCAGCTAGTCTACCGGATAGCATCAAAATCGGGATTATCAATGTGTCGGTGGGCGGATGTAAAATCGAACTTTTCGAGAAGAACAACTATGAATCCTATGTGGAAACGGCTCCAGGATGGATGAAAGGAATGATAGCCCAATACGATGGAAATCCTTACGGAAAATTACTTGAGCTGGCGAAGATTGCCCAAAAAGACGGGGTGATCAAAGGAATATTGCTGCATCAGGGAGAGTCCAACACTGGTGATGAAACTTGGCCTGGAAAAGTGGAAGGGGTGTATGATAATCTGTTAAGTGACCTAGGATTGGGGCAGGACTCTGTCCCGCTTTTGGCCGGTGAACTGGTGAGTGCGGAGCAGGGAGGCAAGTGCGCCAGCATGAACCCAATCATTGCGAAGCTGCCTTCTGTAATCCCGAATTCCTTCGTGATCTCCTCAGCTGATTGCGAAGCTGTTGCAGATGGTTTACATTTCTCCGCTTCTGGCTATAGATTGTTGGGATCCCGCTATGGTGAAAAAATGTTCGAAATTCTACGAAATGAATGA
- a CDS encoding alpha/beta hydrolase, with product MNLLKTSILASCLLIASSAIAQDGTIYPLERPDEPNAILLGTGGVENQPASETWFKQWGDPMARNITTATLTPFLPEPGKATGAAVLVAPGGGFRWLSLKNEGWEVAQALADQGIAAFVLKYRLRPTPESLDDFKETMNQTFAAATPPADSQAASRPAPAPFTLSDQLQDAEAAYAMIMDRAEEWGVDTNRLGMIGFSAGAGLTMHCTLNSKTMKLAFIGPIYGGMGSVEVPKDAPPMFNVIATDDFLFRGQFGVVDSWYKAGIPVEFHLYQNGGHGFGLGNPDRTSNRWFDAFMYWLEVNDFLAAY from the coding sequence ATGAACCTATTAAAAACCTCAATTCTGGCTTCATGCCTCTTAATTGCCTCCTCTGCAATAGCTCAGGACGGCACTATTTATCCACTGGAAAGACCAGATGAACCTAATGCAATTTTGCTGGGAACAGGTGGAGTTGAGAACCAACCGGCTAGCGAAACTTGGTTCAAGCAATGGGGTGATCCAATGGCACGAAATATTACAACTGCTACACTTACTCCATTTTTACCTGAACCTGGCAAAGCAACAGGAGCAGCCGTACTTGTCGCCCCAGGTGGCGGTTTTAGATGGCTGTCTTTAAAGAATGAAGGATGGGAAGTGGCACAGGCCCTTGCCGATCAGGGGATAGCGGCATTTGTGCTCAAATACCGTCTGCGACCCACTCCTGAATCTCTGGATGATTTTAAGGAGACAATGAACCAAACCTTTGCGGCTGCTACTCCGCCTGCAGATTCCCAAGCTGCATCACGACCAGCTCCCGCTCCTTTTACTCTTTCGGATCAACTGCAAGATGCGGAAGCTGCCTACGCCATGATCATGGATCGGGCTGAGGAGTGGGGTGTGGATACCAATCGTCTGGGAATGATAGGGTTTTCGGCTGGTGCTGGTTTGACCATGCATTGTACGCTTAATTCCAAAACCATGAAGCTGGCCTTTATCGGCCCGATCTACGGTGGCATGGGGTCTGTTGAAGTACCGAAGGACGCTCCTCCTATGTTTAATGTTATCGCAACAGATGATTTTCTTTTTAGAGGACAGTTTGGTGTAGTCGATTCATGGTATAAAGCGGGCATACCGGTGGAGTTTCACCTTTACCAAAACGGAGGACATGGTTTCGGTTTAGGAAATCCAGACCGAACCAGTAACCGTTGGTTTGATGCTTTTATGTATTGGCTTGAGGTCAATGATTTTTTGGCGGCTTACTAA
- a CDS encoding RNA polymerase sigma factor — protein MKSGDTFLFKMKKTQNKPIETTKAPAMLYMQHSQVMVVYTEKSDREVWTSFKNGDEAAFNYIYRKYVADLYNYGMQICKQEDLIRDCLQKMFVDLRKNQAKLGDVQRIKGYLFTVFHRELVRFLKKEKKYHSALISIESEEDSFFIETSHETKLIDEEFALEQKVEISKALNQLSPRQRQAIIMLYQEELSYKEIADIMNFNEVKTARTLVYRAMEKLKEIFEVKKA, from the coding sequence ATGAAGAGTGGAGATACCTTCCTGTTCAAAATGAAAAAAACCCAGAATAAACCTATTGAAACCACTAAAGCGCCAGCTATGCTGTACATGCAGCATAGTCAAGTAATGGTAGTATATACAGAAAAGTCTGATCGTGAGGTCTGGACTTCCTTTAAGAATGGAGATGAGGCAGCATTTAATTACATCTACAGAAAATACGTTGCGGATCTCTACAATTATGGAATGCAGATCTGTAAGCAGGAAGATTTGATACGGGATTGCCTGCAGAAGATGTTTGTGGATTTGCGTAAGAACCAAGCCAAGCTAGGGGATGTACAGCGGATTAAAGGCTATTTGTTTACAGTGTTCCACCGGGAGCTGGTCAGATTTTTAAAGAAAGAGAAGAAGTATCATTCAGCTCTCATATCCATAGAATCTGAGGAAGATAGTTTTTTTATAGAAACCTCCCATGAGACCAAGCTCATAGATGAAGAATTTGCTTTGGAGCAGAAAGTGGAAATCTCCAAAGCACTGAACCAACTTTCTCCAAGACAGCGGCAAGCTATAATCATGCTCTATCAGGAAGAATTGTCTTATAAGGAGATCGCCGATATCATGAATTTCAACGAAGTGAAAACAGCAAGAACCTTGGTCTATCGCGCCATGGAGAAGCTCAAAGAAATATTTGAAGTCAAGAAAGCCTAA
- a CDS encoding FecR family protein, which translates to MDEKNKYIDFEIEDFLNDEFFIQWVKNPGEETNHFWLKWIENHPDRRPVVQKAREIIVMVDYKERFVLSDHAYMDLYEDIVEKSHQTIADGKHFLWSGWHKTAAILFLVFSTIYGIDFLNKGKLAEQEIQQVTPWITVDNPAGQKYRFKLPDGTLVHLNAASKIEYPQSFGSDVRTVRMAGEAYFDVTHDSSRPFVIEIDNSQVKVLGTSFNLKNGEDFELALVEGKVEVADSIGGVITLLPNEMLVKRKNGEVSKTGFDPLEILGWKDQHLIFKDNTYPEVIEKLEIWFGITIHSTLKVEKGWSYSGRYHNKSLDHVLEGISISSDFKYSIDNKSVTISNP; encoded by the coding sequence ATGGATGAAAAAAATAAATATATAGATTTTGAGATCGAGGATTTTTTGAATGATGAGTTTTTTATTCAATGGGTCAAAAATCCTGGAGAGGAAACAAACCACTTCTGGCTCAAATGGATAGAAAACCATCCGGACAGAAGGCCGGTGGTCCAGAAAGCCCGCGAAATCATTGTTATGGTCGACTACAAAGAAAGGTTTGTCCTTTCTGACCATGCTTACATGGATCTATACGAGGATATTGTAGAAAAGAGCCACCAGACCATAGCTGATGGGAAACATTTCCTGTGGAGTGGCTGGCATAAAACAGCCGCTATCTTATTCCTGGTTTTTTCTACGATTTATGGTATTGATTTTTTGAATAAAGGAAAATTGGCAGAACAAGAAATACAACAGGTGACTCCTTGGATTACAGTGGATAATCCTGCAGGTCAAAAGTATCGCTTTAAACTTCCAGATGGGACACTGGTACACCTGAATGCAGCAAGTAAAATCGAGTACCCCCAGTCCTTTGGTTCCGATGTCAGAACAGTACGGATGGCAGGTGAAGCCTATTTTGATGTAACACACGATTCAAGCCGTCCTTTTGTCATTGAGATCGACAACAGCCAGGTGAAGGTACTTGGCACCTCCTTTAATCTCAAGAACGGTGAGGATTTTGAGCTGGCACTGGTAGAGGGCAAAGTGGAAGTGGCAGATTCTATTGGAGGAGTTATTACCCTGCTGCCCAATGAAATGCTTGTTAAGCGAAAGAATGGGGAAGTGTCCAAAACGGGATTTGATCCTCTTGAAATTCTAGGTTGGAAAGACCAACATCTCATCTTTAAAGACAATACATATCCGGAGGTCATAGAGAAACTCGAAATTTGGTTCGGGATCACTATCCACAGCACACTCAAAGTGGAAAAGGGATGGTCCTACTCCGGACGGTATCATAATAAGTCCTTAGACCATGTGCTGGAGGGTATCAGTATTTCCTCTGACTTCAAATATTCAATAGACAATAAATCAGTAACAATTTCAAACCCATAA